The genomic DNA tatatttttttttactcttcactattttccttctttcagagTTTCAAGTGCCTGTTTTGACTCAGCTTTCTGCAAACTGTAAGCCTGGCCAATGACTGCTATGAATAGAAAATGAACAGCGGTCGAAATTTGGAACAGATTATCTCAGGCAGGGGGAAGAAAGTTAATTTATGGATGAAGCCTTGAGAAACTGCCTGCTGTAAATCCTCTGTCTGTGCTCTGCTCAGAAATTCATTATATTCAATTGTCTGGCATAaaatgcagcctttcctctAGGAGTAATAAGTGCAGTAATCCATAAACCAAtcataaaaatgttatttcttgAATGCATTCCCTTTGCAAGAAGAATGCCTTTGTTAGTATAAGGACTTGatttatttgtgtttatttatttgtccCAGGATTGTTTAACCACTGCCTCACTGCATTAACAAGAGGCTGGGGAAGAGCACTTAGGGATTTTGACAAATGGATTTTCCTAAGAAAAATTTTGCTGGGCCTCATTCTGGGCTGTTTTCACAGGGAAGGGCAGTTTCCTGCTCTGAAACCACTACATACAGCCCAGTCTCTCTCCTGGCTCTGATGGCTGTGGGAATACCTGATCCCTGTAATCCACAGGGCACTTGTGATGGTTATGTGTAGTGTCACAGAAAGCCCAAGTTTCTCTTCAGTGGGTCTGAGTTTAGACACAGGTGGATGGCTTTAAATTTCATTCCTGTTCACAGAGTACAGACAGGAAAAGCTTCCACATAGCTCATCTTTAGCCTCTCTGCTGTGTGGGGAAAGACTCTCACCTCAATCccttccagcagcaccaggggaTGAGCTGAAAGCAGGAGCTCCCACTACCCTTGCCTCAATCTATATCTGCCCTCAGGGGATCTCAGCCTTATACTCTCTTCAAAATCCTGCCTGCCTCATGTGCTCCTGAGGTCCTGCGGTCATAGCACACAACATCTCAGGGAGAGCAAGGCCACAGAGActcagcagcatctcctgttATTATTCATGTACAAGCACACGCTCCCTTGCCAGCTCAGTGTTAAATGTCTGAGGATCTAGAGTACGTGGCTTTGGACAGCTTTACATCACATTGTAAAAACAAGTCCACGGAGAACATCCGACAGTAACCACACGTAGGCACTGTACTGAGTGCTTCCACTTTCTGAGCAGTTGGTATTTCTGAGGAACCTGAGAAGCAGGTTCCTTGCATTCATGCAAACACACATTCAAGAAGCTGAGGTTGCCCATCCCCTCCACTTACCAATATTTTCTGGTCTCCGCCATGCAAATTTCTTATTAAGAAGCAGAGTCAGCAGAGTGTCCTCATGATTTGTGTCTCCCCTCTCTGAAAGCACTCGGTTATCTGCAGCACATAAAACATACCTTTCATGATCTCTAATGACAAAAAGCATGGACCCTCCACCCccaacattaaaacaaaaattaagtctaagagatggaaagaaaatgtcaccTGTCAGCACTTTGTTGGGGTGGAAGGAGCTCTGGGGAAGAAGAAGATGTGTGAGCACAGAATAAAATGGCCAGGCAGTGAGGGCTGTGCAGTGAAAGGGTGCAGGATtggggggaaggagagggagggcCTTTCCTGCTACATCTGGGCTGCTGGCCAGTCTCACTGCAGCCTCATCAGCATGGATGACTGCAGAGAGCTGGAGACATCACCTCCATTTAGACAGACCCGACCTCTTATTTAAGGCAGAGGTGGCAGATGCCTGTGCAAAGCCAGACAGCAATCCTCTCTTCTCAAAACCACAGGTGATGCCCTCACTTATACCATCCATCTTCACAAGGCTGATAGAGGTGGGAACTTGCTTCTTATGAGGGCTGACATGTGGGTAGCACAGCTGAAAaaccctgcagccctgcagtcTATGCTTGCCCTCTATCAGCCTTGGGGCTGCTCTGTCTGATTGCTGGTGTTATTAAAGGATTTTTCCTGAATCCAAGGAGCCAAAGTGTGGAGGAGTTTAAAGAGAATCTTTTTATTCTCAAGTAAGCCTCTTACAGTAGCTGTAAGCCATGcagaattttctgttttccaggaaaAATCTCCCCAAGCTGCTCTCTTAAAGTAATTTGGACTTCTTTATGAGGCTCCTTTAGGGATCTTTCTCAGTGGTTTTGCTTTAGTGGTTGTGGCCATGCCCTCAAATGAATGGTTATGAAGGTCAAGGGTTCAGCAGAAACCAACAGACACAGAGGGTGGAACTAATCAGAGCCCTGAAGGTTCTGAGATCTTCCCAGCTCTGCCGAACAGATTTCCAGAATCATCTGAAACTTGCATGTTGTATTCATTTTTGAGAAGGACAGAACGGGAGCCAGACTTTACAGGCAGAATGGCCATTCCTCAAAATCTTTGGTCCAAatgcccctgccccacacccaGACCCTACAAAGCCCTAGAAGATGTCTACAAAATTGATGGAAAATACTAAGAAATTATGCAGAAAGgcttattttctcctcttctggGATCTTTAGAACTTCTGCTAACTGCCTTCAAGGAggtaagaaaagagaaaacagtctTGTTTAGCCATCAGCACTGAGCAGCTGTGGTAGGATGAAggcaattattttttatatgtaAGACAAAACATTGTACCAGTTGAGTCTTAAGGATGCCTATGAGTGTGTGGCAATCAGCTCCATTAGCTAAAGTCACAGAAATCTGCAGAAGGAGAGAGGCTGTGGCCAAAGAGATGCTCCATGTATTTGGCCAGGCTTAACCCTGCCTCATGCTGCAGCCAAAGCCGCTGGTCCTGGCTGTGATCTCCAGAAATGAACCCGAGGGAGTCAGCAGAGCTGCACACTGTGTGAAACTTGCAGTTAACATGGAGTGCTAGAAACCTCCTTCCTAAGTCTGAAAGACAGTTGTGATTTTAAAATAGCTACTTTTAGTCATTTGGGGGATttgctacaagaaaaaaaaacccaaaaatataaACACTAGAGGAAaccaaacagaagcagcatttagATAGAGTGGCCTCAGGAATGTTTTAGTTctcattacaaaaataaataggTGATATAAGAGGAAAAATCATTTGAAAAGCAATGTTATTCTCAAACCTATATTTAgctgctcattttttttcccactgccAAGTCTCTTTAAGAGAGAAGATTAATGATTGACATTTCACTGCAGAATAAGTTCAAGCTAAGATTAAATTATGGGAGAAGAACATATAAAAAGAAGTTTTGTGCATAAAAAAAGTTCAGTAGCACCCTACTACTCACGCTTATGAGCTGTCAAATCTCATATGGTACATACTGGGATTGCTACGCTCTgatattttaatggaaatgttCTTTTGGGAGAGGCAGAGCTACCCTTACCAAATTTCACCATATctgatatttttattcattagCACAATGTGTCATATGACCAGCTGCAGACCAGAAGGACAGCTTTAGTTCATGCTAATATGAACAAGCCTTTGGGGAGCACCCATGTTAACTGATTATTCAGTATAGCTCAAggttcatttcattttcttctgcagataAGGAAGTATTGCATTGGCCACGacaagcagcaaagcaaagcaaaaagagaacCACCCACCTGTGTCATCTAATCTGGATCCAGCTTACCTTGTAGTAAAAAATGCTCTCCATGTGTAGACGGGATATAGACAGTGACGGTAAAGATGGTTAGTACTCCAAGGAGCAGCTGGACAGACCCCATCTTCTCCACATTCCCACCAGCCAAAAGCATTCTTCCTTCAGGCACAGTGGAGGACTTCAATGCAACCCACTGCCAGATGAGCTCACTTTTAAGAGGCAGTGGATGTGCCGTGATTGCAAATGGCCTttggaggaggggagaaaaatatcTCTTGAGATATAATTCAACCTGTCAATATGATTCACTCCTTTGGGAGTGGACAGAACAACCCAGTAACAGACGTCAGATGGAACCTGTTCAATATATCTCATATCAGACCCATCTAATGAATTCTGATGTTCCCACAGGCACGCAGTGTCCACGCACGTTGATATACGTTCCATACATATAGACATAAAGGGTATTTTTGGGGGGGCTGCTGCTTTAATGGAGCTCAGACATGAGGGCTCCCCGATTAGCGAGGAAGATTTGTCTGACGTACAAGTTATTGTATGTCACTAGTTTGGACAGAATCAGGTTAATGGCTTTTTGTAATTTATCATCTCACTTCCTTCTGCCTATATTAATTAATGTGAGATGTAATGAGTGCTGCAGTGGTTGGAAACAGAGGGGGAGAGCTCTTTTCATTTAACTGATTGGGAGACGTTGAGTATGTCTCGCTCACCGTGACTTACGGCTTTGTCAACGGGAAAGGCATCACACCCTATTTTGGGATGATGTCTGAGTGGGGGAGTGAAGATTTGGCAGCAGATATGGAATACATCAAGGATGGGCaactgtcttcctttttttcttggggaaaaaaaagaagtggaaggTCATACGCTGGTTCTGGCTGCACAGACATACTTTATTAGTTCAGAGCAAAGTATCAAGGGACTCTGCACACATTCTGTGTCTTCTTAGGTCCCAACTACATCTTGGTTTGGCTTCTCTTTGTTGCCTAGCTGTCACTATTGACCAGGGACCTGCTACTAGTTTTCTATTACAGCCTTACCAAGAAAAATGTAATAGTAACAGTGCTAAACGTTTTTCTGTACTTCTGCTTCTTCTGCAGGACTGAATCATCTGTACTACACTTTGGCCAAGCTCTGACTTGTACATACGCTCCTAGTGACTCACTTTGTGTGCTTTTTTGACACCACATTATGTCAGATTATTTCATCTGATGGTACCTGCACTTCATCTTAACTAAAAGATGATATTATTTCCATGTTTGGTCTTTTGGCTTCTGGTCCCCAGCTCTCCCTACAACTTTCTGTGTACCTTGGATAGCTATAGAATGACTAGCATTATAGTATCCCTTtgaatatttacttttaattaaaaaatggagGAGGAGAGGCTCAGATTTTTGCAAGGAGTGCCTACAAAAATTAATGTGCTGCTCTCATTAAAGAATACTTCTCTACCAAAGAAATACTCCCAAATTTTCCCTGCAGATGTAATATGAACAAATAAACCAAACTCATCTTCTCCCTCAGTCTTGTGAACCAGTGACCAGCCAGCTGAAGCATTACCCTTCTTCACAAAGTTCTCTTTGGACTGGAGGACACCTTTGTGCTACTGGCAACACTTTTCCAGCTGCCTCTGTTTCCCTAAGCTGCCTATTTCAAACCAGTCAGAGGTTAACAGCCCCCATGAAGCAAACGCTATACTTGATGAGCACTACCTCACAGAGGAGTCTAGGGTGGGCAGTAGCAGCTTTGCCTCAAAACTATATTCTTGAGAGAAAGTCTAATTTTACTTGATATGAAGGCTTTCAAATCCATACCAGTCTGTCTTGAGAAGTGCTGTGAAATTTGGCTTTGCCTTGACATAGATGGTGAGTTTCCCCATCTCATCTAACTTTATACAGACTCCACAAATCTCTtaccttttttccccacccTTGGCTATAAGGCAGCATGGGCTATTGGCAGGCTTTGTCAGGAAGATGATTAATTCCCTAGGATTTCCTCTTTCACTGTGGAGAAACATCGGTTCTGGGTCACTGCAACTGTTCAGCCCCCTTGTACAGAGTCTGCAAATCCTGTGGAGTGAGGGTCTTGGTGAGGGCGAGGGTCTGCCATTCTGCATTTACATGCTAGAGGTGAGATTCCTGGATGCTGTGAGGATGCTCTCAGCAGCTGGGTGGATAGTTGCCTGCCAGACACTGCCAGACACTAGTTGACATTTTGCATTTATTACAGCTACAAGACAGTTGATTTGCAATGTTGGGCGTCTGTAAGACTCCTGCCTGGAGGATTCCTTTGGTTTTAGCCCATTGTCTGGCTGTTGGAAATGCTATTACATGTTATTGTTCTTGCATATTTTATTCTCAATGGGAAAACAACATAGTCTCTGTATTCTCCTTATTGCTTCACTTAGTGATAAAATCTTCTACGTCATCCACTGAGCACTTGTGTCTGCAGCTCAAAGGTAGTGAGAACATGAGGATGCAAGCTCGATTTCTACCTCCCATGATCCTAGTCTGTCTAAGCCTCTTTGCAGAATGgtagcatggtaggggttggaaggcatctctaaagatcatctaatttAACCCCCTTTTGTATagaaatttctcttttcagaaaTGTGTGCAGACTTCAGGCAACCAAACACCATCAAACTGAAAAATTGATAAGGGTGGACAAAGCTAACCAGTGCAGAGGGCAGAAATGGAGAAGACTTGGCTTAAGCAGATGCTTAACTCAGCTGCAACAGCTTTGAGTGTGAGAGATGAATACCTGTGTCAACATCCTAAGGGTGTTATCAACCCTGAGCAGCCTTAGCTGGGGCCTCCACCCTTCTCTCTGCTTATAGCCTGAGAAGCTCCATTTAAGTTCAGCCCTGTGCTCCTCCCCTTTTTGCCTGAGCTGTGTTGGAGGAATGCTGGTCTGCAGCTCACCTGTGTCTTTGTTGGCCTATAATCCCTACTGATCCAGACCCAGACCTGCAGGTTTAGTTCTCTACTTGACCTCAGGCACGTTCCATCAGTGTGCACCTGTCTGGTATTCACAGTGTACTGTTTGATCCTGGTTCCTATAATCAGGTCTGATTCTCACTAGTGGATTGACTTACAGCTTTACTCTGGATTTACCCTGAATCTGCCTCATCATCATCTGCTTCCCTGATCATTTGGACTCTTGATTGAatccagctgctgcctctggtcCTGCCCTGCTTGCACACCTTGGGGTGAgtccctgtcctgctgagagTGTCACTGCACTTGGCTTCCCATTCCTGAGGAAGTTGCTGGCCCTTGCTGTTCTTGAACATCATCTTCCTCAAAATTTTTATCTTCATTTGATATGTAGGCTCCTCTAATTGGTAGACTGGTAGGTCTTGGAGCACTGAAGGCTTTCAGGCATGTTATATAAAATCCCAGTTTTTCTGAAGTCACTTTGGGCTTTGTTGTTAGCTCTAATGAAGCGAGACCTCCATCTAGAAGAGGTATGGTCCCCAAATAATCTAACAAGTTTAACACCAAACTCTTACTGTTTCAGAGTATGTCTTGGACAAGGGGAATTCAGTATGGGTTTTGAGTGACTTGTAAGATGCAGGAGGCAGTGTTGAGCTGCTGGAAGTGGGAGAACATGTAAGGGCTGCTTTCCAGAGCCAGTTTGGAGTGGCAGGTTTCCAGACCACTTTGTATGCTGTACATTTGGGGTTTAGGGGGAGAGAGAgcatattcttttcttttccagagttCCAGAGCTTCCTGAGAATATATGAAAACCTCACATGCATCATGTATTTCATGTGAACCTTTACAGGCTTTGCTATTGTCTTATGGTCTCCACTTCCATTTTGTTTGGTCCCAAAGCAACCAACCTGCTGTGAGAAGACTTGTCAGAGAAGAACCTTTACTTAAGGCTGAGTGAAAGGACAGATGAACTGGCCTGCAGACTCTGCACCAAGGATGGGTCTTGGCTGCAACCAGGCAGTCTCAGCTAGTAGAGACAGGATTTTTATACTTTGTGATACATATGGGGAGAGTCATGTTATCACACTTTTCTTACCTAGAGTGTTTCTAAGAATAAGATGAGTCTGGGGAATgaccaaaagaaaaagggaaatgagGAGGGGTTATCTCTTGTAGAGGGAGAAGTCATTGAGATTTTAGCAGACAAGAAAGAGAGGCTCATAGCAAGGGTGAAGTGAGTTTCAAACACAACATCAGAAAGGCAGAAGTCTTCTTGCTCTTCATCCTGGGTAGTGACTGACAGTATACATCCCATCCCATCGCATGCCTCTATCACCTCTGTCTATTCACATGCCCAACAAATTGTTTCCACCTTCTGTAGCCAaatcctttctctcttccataGCATCCACCTTTCTTGTTTGTATCACCATTATAGACCCGTCAGTGTATCTTCCTATTACATCTACCTGCTCCTCTGTCTCTCCAACTGTGCTTCACTTAGTAAGAATCAGAATAGAAGGTGCTGAAAACCACTGTCCTCTTCAGTCTTCATTGCTTACACACTTAATATCTCATTTCTCCTCTGCCTTTGTCACTCCTGCACCAGGGCAAACTTGAGGGAACAAAACCCTCTCCATTCCCATTATTAAAAGCATCATTGGAAGATGCTCAGATACTCTGCTCATGTCTGGTGCAAAGTCTCTGACAGAGCAACTTGACTGTAGAAAGAAATTCAAATCTTGTGCATGTAAGCCAGGAGAGCAGACCCCCTCACAGATCCCAGAGAACAGGGAGTGCATAATAGGGAGTGAAATGTAGTTATAAAATAAGAGTCTCTGTTCCTTAAGGGGCTGTTAAAACCAGTCAATATTTATGAAGCTTTCAGTCTGACTCATGCAATTTGTTGCCCCTTCTACGTGCATGTCTTTGGGACTCAGCTGTTGCTTGGCCTATTACTGACATAAAATTGGAGCTGTGGTTTAACTATATTATTGCTTagagaaataaaagtgaaaggTCCAAGGCAGGATGTAAAGCAGCTCAAGTTGCCACTTTACCGCAAGCAACCAAGGGAACACACAGAGAGAAGGTTCACCAGCTCTCATCAAATGGGCATTGTACTAAAGAGCAGCAGTTCCTCGTGGTAAAGGCAGCAGAGGGAAAGAAGCTCAGCTGAGCTGCCTGCCTGGCATTTGCATCCACTCCAGGGGATGTCAGGAAACAGTTCAGCTTCTCAGAGAACAAGCCAGCTCCAAAATACCCTCCTGGagtgagaaactgaaaaaataatgcagGAATGTAAAACCATTTGATAGGAGAGAAGGCAGCCAATGTAACTGGGATCAGAGGTGTTAATAGTACCATTCTCACCTCTGCTTCTTaatcctgagctgcagcacttCCTCCAGACTCAATCTTCCATCCCTACTAACTAGGGTTGTGTGGCTGAGATTTCTGATGACGAGACAAAGGCAAAATAGAAACTTTTTCCGCTTAGAAATGTTCTGTGACTTGTTGGTCTCAAAGAAATTTTCAGTGATGGTCCTGAATGGTAAATATTGATGAGGCTCTGTAGGGAATGATCTGATCCCTGTGCCAAGACAGTGTCCTGTTCTGTAATGACCTAGTTATACCATCAGATATACCCTGAGCTTGATCCCTCTCTGTTCTGGCTCACCTTTTGCAAGCCCCGAGTCCATCCTGATGATAAGTGTGAACAGTGTC from Colius striatus isolate bColStr4 chromosome 12, bColStr4.1.hap1, whole genome shotgun sequence includes the following:
- the UTS2B gene encoding urotensin-2B; the protein is MLLAGGNVEKMGSVQLLLGVLTIFTVTVYIPSTHGEHFLLQDNRVLSERGDTNHEDTLLTLLLNKKFAWRRPENIDWELAKKFEELEQLEKLKDQLSNEEGSEVAYALESLSASPPKKRACFWKYCI